One genomic window of Sodaliphilus pleomorphus includes the following:
- the radC gene encoding RadC family protein, whose product MQQQQVDDNTSLIGTRTLKVHMAPDDRPREKAKRSGFAALSIAELFAIIVGSGSPGESVVDLCQRILNDNGGKLYNIARRGYKELMRNYKGIGEVKALELEAALELARRYQIEKVEQRPQITSSDDAYRYLRMRMKDNTNEQLWVVFLNRSKHVLGLKCMSQGGTSATVGDVKMILKAAIEELADTIIIAHNHPSDNPTPSPQDDALTRKVAAGCQAVGIPLVDHIIVCQDRYYSYCDKNRL is encoded by the coding sequence ATGCAACAGCAACAAGTCGACGACAACACCAGCCTCATAGGCACACGCACCCTCAAGGTGCACATGGCCCCCGACGACCGACCGCGCGAGAAAGCCAAGCGCTCAGGATTTGCAGCGCTATCGATAGCCGAGCTCTTTGCCATCATCGTGGGCAGCGGCTCGCCGGGCGAGAGCGTGGTCGACCTGTGCCAGCGCATCTTGAACGACAATGGCGGCAAGCTCTACAACATTGCCCGACGGGGCTACAAGGAGCTGATGAGAAACTACAAAGGCATAGGCGAGGTCAAGGCCCTCGAGCTTGAAGCAGCCCTCGAGCTTGCACGCCGCTACCAGATAGAAAAGGTGGAGCAACGGCCCCAAATCACATCGAGCGACGATGCCTATCGCTACCTGCGCATGCGCATGAAAGACAACACCAACGAGCAACTGTGGGTGGTGTTTCTCAACCGCTCCAAGCATGTGCTGGGGCTCAAGTGCATGAGCCAGGGCGGCACCAGCGCCACCGTGGGCGATGTGAAGATGATATTGAAGGCGGCCATCGAGGAGCTGGCCGACACTATCATCATAGCACACAACCACCCGAGCGACAACCCCACGCCCAGCCCCCAAGACGATGCTCTCACGCGAAAGGTGGCTGCCGGGTGCCAGGCTGTGGGCATCCCGCTTGTCGACCACATCATCGTGTGCCAGGACCGCTACTACAGCTATTGCGACAAAAACCGACTATAA
- a CDS encoding glycosyltransferase, whose protein sequence is MPYFSVIVPVYNRRSEVSDLMQSLAGQSDKDFEAIIVEDGSTERCQDIVEKYTGAVDCRYYWKENEGRSIARNYGIERARGQYFIFFDSDCVIPADYFKTLKHELAQKPVDCFGGPDAASNDFNDTQKAISFSMTAFLTTGGIRGGKVQLEKFVPRSFNMGYSRKVWETVGGFREMFSEDIDMSTRIRKAGFSITLFRDCYVYHKRRNTLRSFARQTYVFGMSRITLKLLYPDSLKLVHTLPAVFVAGSALLIVLAIAWHWWCVLPLALYIAMLWVSAAVSTRSLKIACLAVVTSLIQLGSYGCGFIKAYVWKIMLRHGRNIDEEIALRKGK, encoded by the coding sequence ATGCCCTATTTTTCAGTAATCGTACCTGTATACAACCGTCGCAGCGAGGTGAGCGACCTCATGCAGAGCCTTGCCGGGCAAAGCGACAAGGACTTTGAGGCGATTATCGTCGAAGACGGCTCTACCGAACGCTGCCAAGACATTGTGGAGAAATACACAGGTGCGGTCGACTGCCGCTACTATTGGAAGGAAAACGAGGGCCGCAGCATAGCCCGCAACTACGGCATCGAGCGCGCCCGTGGGCAGTACTTCATCTTCTTCGACAGCGATTGCGTGATTCCTGCCGACTACTTCAAGACACTCAAGCACGAGCTGGCCCAAAAGCCAGTAGACTGCTTCGGCGGCCCCGATGCTGCCAGCAACGACTTCAACGACACGCAGAAGGCCATAAGCTTCTCGATGACGGCCTTTCTCACCACAGGCGGAATACGCGGCGGCAAGGTGCAGCTCGAGAAGTTTGTGCCCCGCTCGTTCAACATGGGCTACAGCCGCAAGGTGTGGGAAACGGTGGGCGGCTTTCGCGAGATGTTCAGCGAGGACATCGACATGAGCACCCGCATACGCAAGGCCGGCTTCTCGATCACGCTGTTTCGCGACTGCTATGTGTATCACAAGCGGCGCAACACGCTGCGGTCGTTTGCCCGGCAAACCTACGTGTTCGGCATGTCGCGCATCACCTTGAAGCTGCTCTATCCCGACTCGTTGAAGCTGGTGCACACGCTGCCCGCAGTGTTTGTGGCAGGAAGCGCGCTGCTCATTGTGCTGGCCATCGCCTGGCACTGGTGGTGCGTGCTGCCCCTGGCACTCTACATCGCCATGCTGTGGGTGAGCGCCGCCGTCTCGACCAGGAGCTTGAAAATCGCCTGCCTTGCCGTTGTGACAAGCCTGATACAGCTGGGCAGCTACGGCTGCGGCTTCATCAAGGCCTATGTGTGGAAAATCATGCTTAGGCACGGCCGCAACATCGACGAGGAAATAGCCCTGCGCAAGGGAAAATAA
- a CDS encoding endonuclease: MRKIFYCLTIAATVVLLRFNASASAPAGYYKSLNGLSGQALKDAVHNLIAPHTVVTYNSLWYYFPSTDHMPDNDSRVWDMYSDNAYYYNGSGSAVKGMNREHSFPKSWWGGAVVDAYTDLNHLYPSDGPANLAKSNHPLGEVSSATFDNGVSKVGTPVSGEGGGSGTVFEPDDRYKGDFARTYFYMATCYQDYTWKYTYMVNNSTWKTLNDWSIAMLMKWSRNDPVSDKETSRNDAVYKIQNNRNPFIDLPQLAEYIWGNKAGQVFNANDTTGGGGGTTSKPELITPTQGTSLDFGEVALGKSIDYTVYIKGKNLTNDLSVQLYRYNYEMFSTNVTKIPRDAANSSEGYPLTVTYAPTALGSHKAKLLLSDGGLTGSIGVELAATCLPVPSLSAVKALPATDITDSSYVANWEASPDTIDSYLLTRTVYDGNGNLTSSETYTMTPDQTSYPFNDRKAGEKHTYYVQTLRLGYTSAASNVITLDVNGVTGVNADKPLALLHIDGGVVVKCSEPLGQARIYNTAGQLVRTIANLCNDDAIILPEGVYIMTTATSRQASKIVIR, from the coding sequence ATGAGAAAAATATTCTACTGCCTCACGATAGCAGCCACGGTGGTCCTGCTGCGGTTCAACGCCAGTGCCTCGGCACCGGCAGGCTACTACAAATCGCTCAACGGCTTGAGCGGACAAGCGCTCAAAGACGCCGTGCACAACCTGATAGCACCTCACACGGTGGTCACCTACAACTCGCTGTGGTACTACTTCCCCTCGACCGACCACATGCCCGACAACGACAGCCGCGTGTGGGACATGTATAGCGACAACGCCTATTACTACAACGGCAGTGGCTCGGCCGTGAAAGGCATGAACCGCGAGCACTCCTTCCCCAAGAGCTGGTGGGGCGGCGCGGTGGTCGATGCCTATACCGACCTCAACCACCTGTATCCCAGCGACGGGCCTGCCAATCTGGCCAAGAGCAACCATCCGCTGGGCGAGGTGTCGAGCGCAACGTTCGACAACGGCGTGAGCAAGGTGGGCACGCCAGTGAGCGGCGAGGGCGGCGGCAGCGGCACTGTATTTGAGCCCGACGACCGCTACAAGGGCGACTTTGCACGCACCTATTTCTACATGGCCACCTGCTACCAAGACTACACCTGGAAATACACCTACATGGTGAACAACAGCACGTGGAAAACGCTCAACGACTGGTCGATTGCCATGCTCATGAAGTGGAGCCGCAACGATCCTGTGAGCGACAAGGAGACCAGCCGCAACGATGCCGTGTACAAGATACAGAACAATCGCAACCCCTTTATCGACCTTCCGCAGCTTGCCGAGTACATATGGGGCAACAAGGCTGGCCAGGTGTTCAATGCGAACGACACCACAGGTGGCGGCGGCGGCACGACCAGCAAGCCCGAGCTCATCACGCCCACGCAGGGCACCTCGCTCGACTTCGGCGAGGTTGCACTGGGCAAGAGCATCGACTACACCGTCTACATCAAGGGCAAGAACCTGACCAACGACTTGAGCGTGCAACTCTACCGCTACAACTATGAGATGTTTTCGACCAATGTGACCAAGATACCCCGCGATGCAGCGAACAGCAGCGAGGGATATCCGCTCACAGTGACCTATGCTCCCACCGCGCTGGGCAGCCACAAGGCCAAACTGCTGCTGAGCGACGGCGGCCTCACAGGAAGCATAGGGGTGGAACTTGCCGCCACTTGCCTGCCCGTGCCCAGCCTGAGCGCCGTGAAAGCCCTCCCGGCCACCGACATCACCGACTCGAGCTATGTAGCCAACTGGGAGGCCAGCCCCGACACGATCGACAGCTACCTGCTCACGCGCACCGTGTATGACGGCAACGGCAACCTCACTTCGAGCGAGACCTACACCATGACGCCCGACCAGACGAGTTACCCGTTCAACGACCGCAAGGCCGGGGAGAAGCACACCTACTATGTGCAAACATTGCGTCTGGGCTACACCTCGGCTGCAAGCAACGTCATCACCCTCGACGTGAACGGCGTGACCGGCGTGAATGCCGACAAGCCGCTGGCACTGCTGCACATCGACGGCGGCGTGGTTGTGAAATGCAGCGAGCCGCTGGGCCAGGCACGCATCTACAACACCGCAGGACAGCTGGTGAGGACCATCGCCAACCTGTGCAACGATGACGCAATCATCCTGCCCGAAGGCGTCTACATCATGACCACAGCAACCAGCAGGCAGGCAAGCAAAATCGTAATACGCTAA
- a CDS encoding pyridoxal phosphate-dependent aminotransferase, producing the protein MPQLSQRTLNMQESPIRKLAPLASAAKQRGIKVYHLNIGQPDLPSPQEGLDALKHVTRTVLEYSPSQGFASYREKLVHYYAQYNINITPDDIIVTTGGSEAIFFSFLSTLNPGDEVIIPEPVYANYMTFAKSVGCVVRTITTKIEDGFSLPGIEEFEKLITPKTRAIMICNPNNPTGSVYSKQELMQLRDLVKKYDLYLFSDEVYREYVYTGTPYFSAMNLEGIDDNTILIDSVSKRYSECGIRIGAVVTRNAAVRGAIMKLCQARLSPPLLGQIVAEASLQAPASYFKHTYDEYVARRNVLVEGLNKIPGVYSPMPKGAFYTMAQLPVDDAEDFCKWCLTSFSYEGETLMMAPAAGFYVTPGAGKNQVRIAYVLKIEDMKRAVLLLEKALEAYGSRR; encoded by the coding sequence ATGCCACAATTATCTCAACGCACTCTCAACATGCAGGAGTCACCCATCCGCAAGTTGGCTCCCCTGGCAAGCGCTGCCAAGCAGCGCGGGATAAAGGTGTACCATCTCAACATCGGTCAACCCGACCTGCCCAGCCCGCAGGAGGGGCTCGACGCGCTCAAGCACGTGACACGCACAGTGCTCGAGTACTCGCCCTCGCAGGGCTTTGCCAGCTATCGTGAAAAGCTGGTGCACTACTACGCCCAGTACAACATCAACATCACGCCCGACGACATCATCGTCACCACAGGCGGCAGCGAGGCCATTTTCTTCTCCTTCCTGTCGACATTGAACCCTGGCGACGAGGTGATCATCCCCGAGCCTGTGTATGCCAACTATATGACCTTTGCCAAGAGTGTGGGCTGCGTGGTGCGCACCATCACCACCAAGATCGAAGACGGTTTCAGCCTGCCTGGCATCGAGGAGTTTGAGAAGCTCATCACGCCCAAGACACGGGCCATCATGATATGCAACCCCAACAACCCCACCGGCTCGGTATATTCCAAGCAAGAGCTCATGCAACTGCGCGACCTGGTGAAGAAATATGACCTCTACCTCTTCAGCGACGAGGTGTACCGCGAGTATGTGTACACAGGCACGCCCTACTTCAGCGCCATGAATCTCGAGGGCATCGACGACAACACAATCCTCATCGACTCGGTGTCGAAGCGCTACAGCGAGTGTGGAATACGCATAGGCGCCGTTGTGACCAGGAACGCTGCCGTGCGCGGTGCCATCATGAAGCTGTGCCAGGCCCGACTGAGCCCGCCACTGCTGGGCCAAATCGTGGCCGAGGCCTCGCTGCAAGCCCCTGCATCCTACTTCAAGCACACCTACGATGAGTATGTAGCCCGCCGCAACGTGCTCGTCGAGGGACTCAACAAGATACCAGGCGTGTACTCGCCCATGCCCAAGGGAGCCTTCTACACCATGGCTCAGTTGCCCGTCGACGATGCCGAGGACTTCTGCAAGTGGTGCCTCACCAGTTTCAGCTACGAGGGCGAAACCCTGATGATGGCCCCTGCCGCGGGCTTCTATGTGACTCCCGGCGCCGGCAAGAACCAGGTGCGCATCGCCTACGTGCTCAAAATCGAAGACATGAAGCGCGCAGTCTTGCTCCTCGAGAAAGCCCTCGAGGCCTATGGCAGCCGTCGATAG
- a CDS encoding RNA polymerase sigma factor has product MTSKYIYDEERIIDELHHQSTVRQAFGRVIEHYSQPLYWQIRRMVIDHDDANDVLQNTFIKAWQSIDNFRGDAKLSTWLYKIAINESITFINKKKALNNVSIDDDDSFLVNNLEADKYFDGDQAQQRLQLAIAKLPEKQRLVFNMRYYDEMKYEDMSEILGTSVGALKASYHHAVKKIEAFFSESD; this is encoded by the coding sequence ATGACATCTAAGTATATCTACGACGAGGAAAGGATCATCGACGAGTTGCACCATCAGTCCACTGTGCGACAGGCCTTCGGCCGGGTGATTGAGCACTACTCTCAACCGCTCTACTGGCAGATACGCCGCATGGTCATCGACCACGACGATGCCAACGATGTGCTCCAGAACACCTTTATCAAGGCCTGGCAGAGCATTGATAATTTCCGCGGCGACGCCAAGCTCTCTACTTGGCTCTACAAGATAGCCATCAACGAGAGTATCACTTTCATCAACAAGAAAAAAGCGCTCAACAACGTCTCGATCGACGATGACGACTCTTTCTTGGTCAACAACCTCGAGGCCGACAAGTACTTCGACGGCGACCAGGCCCAGCAGCGACTGCAGCTGGCCATTGCCAAGCTGCCCGAGAAGCAGCGGCTCGTGTTCAACATGCGCTACTACGACGAGATGAAGTATGAAGACATGAGCGAAATTCTGGGCACTTCGGTAGGGGCGCTCAAAGCTTCTTACCATCATGCAGTTAAGAAAATCGAGGCTTTTTTTTCTGAGAGTGATTAA
- a CDS encoding acyltransferase family protein, with protein MNQQSINKKRRIETFDLLKGIAIFMVVMGHALTMCVRGIDSAFLFKLIGQVHMPIFFFVSGYFTYKAMFKAPSIKKRFMQLIVPFLVITPLWVLYFPHSGLQSPLSHDLAGLYRSYWKDGYWFTLCLFEMSLLYYALSYALSRLKRGWMHAVLLVAVYGALIALSMAFSSEENNVDYAGVGLLTRFFPVYVMGVYAHRMKAAFDRARHNDWCVAAAIVVFALTFYCTVYPWDMPWWIQGSGSAVDSANAMLSQELSLATTPLMHLALIVIALAMVEPWGRHEYHTQGHTPGVAARYFDFLGHESLGIYLLHYFFLFPLTALQEPLKAMGLGMTPLVVLSAAVAFCVIAVTLLAIYAVKRSRILAMLLTGQPLGS; from the coding sequence ATGAATCAACAGTCAATCAACAAGAAACGACGCATCGAGACTTTCGACCTGCTCAAGGGCATTGCTATCTTCATGGTCGTCATGGGCCACGCGCTCACCATGTGTGTGAGGGGCATCGACTCGGCCTTCCTTTTCAAGCTCATAGGTCAGGTGCACATGCCCATCTTCTTCTTTGTGAGCGGGTATTTCACCTACAAGGCCATGTTCAAGGCCCCCAGCATCAAGAAGCGTTTCATGCAGCTCATCGTCCCGTTCCTGGTCATCACCCCGCTATGGGTGCTGTATTTCCCGCACAGCGGGCTGCAGTCGCCCTTGAGCCACGACCTGGCAGGCTTGTACCGATCCTACTGGAAAGACGGCTACTGGTTCACGCTGTGCCTCTTTGAAATGTCACTCCTGTACTACGCGCTGAGCTATGCGCTCTCAAGGCTGAAACGCGGCTGGATGCACGCAGTGCTGCTTGTGGCGGTGTATGGCGCGCTCATAGCCCTGAGCATGGCTTTCTCAAGCGAGGAAAACAATGTAGACTACGCAGGTGTGGGGCTGCTCACGCGATTCTTCCCAGTGTATGTCATGGGAGTGTATGCCCACCGCATGAAAGCGGCATTTGACCGCGCCAGGCACAACGACTGGTGCGTGGCAGCCGCCATCGTCGTCTTTGCCCTCACCTTCTATTGCACCGTGTATCCCTGGGACATGCCATGGTGGATACAGGGCTCGGGCAGCGCCGTCGACAGTGCCAACGCCATGCTCTCGCAAGAGCTGTCGCTGGCAACAACACCGCTCATGCACCTGGCACTCATCGTGATTGCACTGGCCATGGTCGAGCCATGGGGACGGCACGAGTACCACACCCAAGGGCACACCCCTGGCGTGGCCGCCCGCTACTTCGACTTCCTGGGTCATGAGAGCCTGGGCATCTACTTGCTGCACTACTTCTTTCTGTTTCCGCTCACGGCCTTGCAAGAGCCGCTCAAGGCCATGGGTTTGGGCATGACGCCCCTGGTGGTGCTGAGTGCTGCCGTGGCCTTCTGCGTGATTGCCGTCACGCTGCTTGCAATCTATGCAGTGAAGCGCAGCCGCATCCTGGCCATGCTGCTCACAGGCCAGCCCCTGGGCAGCTAA
- a CDS encoding UpxY family transcription antiterminator produces MESKSEENKVWYALRVTYNRELKVKSDLEARGIDSFVPMQYKRMVREGRMIKKLVPSVHNLIFVNIEPARMAEYKASTALPVRYIMNQETHKPIIVPERQMKSFIAVAGTHDEQLIYLDPNPGDFSQGDRVRILGGPFEGAEGIFVRVKGDRRVVVNIPGIVAVATTFIHPSLIERINQ; encoded by the coding sequence ATGGAGAGCAAATCTGAAGAGAACAAAGTGTGGTATGCGCTGCGGGTGACCTACAACCGCGAGCTCAAGGTGAAAAGCGACCTCGAAGCGAGAGGCATCGACAGTTTTGTGCCCATGCAATACAAGCGCATGGTGCGAGAAGGCCGCATGATAAAGAAGCTCGTGCCATCGGTGCACAACCTCATCTTTGTCAACATCGAGCCTGCACGCATGGCCGAGTACAAAGCGAGCACAGCCCTGCCCGTGCGCTACATCATGAACCAGGAGACCCACAAGCCCATCATTGTGCCCGAGAGGCAGATGAAGAGCTTCATCGCCGTAGCAGGCACCCACGACGAGCAGCTCATCTATCTCGACCCCAATCCAGGCGACTTCAGCCAGGGCGACCGGGTGCGCATACTGGGAGGCCCGTTTGAGGGTGCCGAGGGCATATTTGTGCGAGTGAAGGGCGACCGGCGTGTCGTGGTCAACATTCCAGGCATTGTGGCGGTGGCCACCACTTTTATCCACCCGTCGCTCATCGAAAGAATCAACCAATAG
- a CDS encoding NUDIX hydrolase produces MAKKIEKWKTLDTRYIIRRPWLTARVDRVQLPDGRINPEHYVLEYPDWVNVTAITAEGKFVFVRQYRHAFDDVFDELCAGVSEKGEQPVEAARRELLEETGYAGGEWTLTMTIGQNPSTCNNLTYCFLAQGVEKVGSQHLDASEDIEVVLKSEREVYDMLVADEMKQALMAAPLWRYFALKGKT; encoded by the coding sequence ATGGCAAAGAAAATCGAAAAATGGAAAACTCTCGACACCCGCTACATCATCAGGCGCCCATGGCTCACGGCCCGGGTCGACCGTGTGCAGTTGCCCGACGGGCGCATCAACCCTGAGCACTATGTGCTTGAATATCCCGATTGGGTCAATGTCACTGCCATCACTGCCGAGGGCAAGTTTGTCTTCGTCAGGCAGTACCGCCATGCTTTCGACGACGTCTTCGACGAGCTGTGTGCCGGCGTGAGCGAGAAAGGCGAGCAGCCCGTCGAGGCTGCCCGGCGCGAGCTGCTCGAGGAGACGGGCTATGCCGGCGGCGAGTGGACGCTCACGATGACCATAGGCCAGAACCCCAGCACTTGCAACAATCTCACCTATTGTTTCCTGGCCCAGGGTGTCGAGAAGGTCGGCAGTCAGCACCTCGATGCCAGCGAGGATATCGAGGTCGTGCTCAAGAGCGAGCGAGAGGTCTACGACATGCTTGTGGCCGACGAGATGAAGCAAGCCCTCATGGCCGCACCGCTGTGGCGCTACTTTGCGTTGAAGGGTAAAACTTAA